A region from the Pogoniulus pusillus isolate bPogPus1 chromosome 13, bPogPus1.pri, whole genome shotgun sequence genome encodes:
- the ERI2 gene encoding ERI1 exoribonuclease 2 isoform X2 encodes MASNAVRGGGPTWLPSAWPVEFPAVLLNTATGDIESEFHTYVQPQEHPILSEFCTELTGITQDQVDEGVPLHICLSQFLKWIEKIQKEKKIIFSTGTPSSSSSAAKVCTFVTWTDWDLGVCLQYECKRKQLRKPDIFNCWIDLKAMYRAFYNRKPKGLNGALQDLGMAFAGREHSGLDDSRNTARLAWRLIRDGCVLKVTKSLDKAHLKNNTISRTLIMNFTDKAPLEANSRLGTCETGSLAEKNQSSVAGMKVNSNAQTEERHQTACAHSAADGCGVPSSSSRVELHARSPSSSTASPDNRSPVPPEQAGRSPHTVSAGVWQGLSNRQSLSTAGYNPAVHGTGLVLVSTTISSVNISNEDISTSSDCLALLTDWEDVALIPESQSDQNSDCIQVKGDSSREILTALEEKTISKQLPVMRSGNQSLKESIGPVEPLKSIVYKSPDTTVYNVGAVQRQTSTFSAFKLPPAKVNSISAESASAGSYCTPAGGPKRTPTSPKAFPPAKKQSFAVYEETSAALDHSLPLRSSNLPQVPPAILNSAVNSVHSVRAVKSGKATPPLCHCGRRAKKLHVSNAGPNHGKAIFCCPVGKHEGNKKGCGYFKWEYALLKEKSQGLSLSAEAVTSLGPHADHSGKPSNRSSLSLRPSMRS; translated from the exons ATGGCCTCTAACGCCGTGCGGGGCGGGGGGCCGACATGGCTACCAAGCGCCTGGCCAG TTGAATTTCCAGCAGTCCTGTTAAACACTGCAACGGGAGACATTGAATCTGAATTCCACACCTATGTCCAGCCCCAGGAGCATCCCATCCTGTCCGAGTTCTGCACGGAACTCACAGGCATTACACAG GATCAGGTGGATGAAGGAGTCCCTCTACACATTTGTTTATCACAGTTTTTGAAATGGATTGAGAAGAtacaaaaggagaagaaaatcatCTTCAGTACAGGTACTCCAAGCAGCTCCAGTTCTGCAGCAAAAGTGTGCACCTTTGTTACTTGGACAG ACTGGGACCTGGGAGTGTGTTTGCAGTATGAATGTAAGAGGAAGCAGCTGCGAAAACCTGACATTTTCAATTGCTGGATTGATCTCAAAGCCATGTACAGG gCCTTCTATAACAGGAAGCCCAAAGGGCTAAACGGTGCTCTGCAGGATCTGGGGATGGCTTTTGCCGGCCGGGAGCATTCTG GGCTGGATGACTCCCGGAACACCGCCCGGCTGGCTTGGCGGCTGATTCGTGATGGGTGTGTGCTGAAGGTTACTAAATCTCTGGATAAG GCACATCTGAAGAATAATACCATTTCCAGAACACTGATTATGAACTTCACTGACAAGGCTCCACTGGAAGCTAACAGCAGGCTTGGAACTTGTGAAACAGGTTCTCTGGCAGAGAAAAACCAGAGCAGTGTTGCTGGGATGAAGGTAAACTCTAATGCGCAAACTGAGGAACGTCATCAGACCGCTTGTGCCCATTCAGCTGCAGATGGCTGTGGTGTACCTAGCAGCAGCTCAAGGGTTGAGTTACATGCTCGGTCCCCAAGCTCTTCAACAGCATCTCCTGACAACAGATCTCCTGTTCCtcctgagcaggcaggcagatctCCCCATACTGTATCAGCAGGCGTTTGGCAAGGGTTGAGCAATCGCCAGTCTCTGAGTACAGCTGGCTATAACCCTGCAGTACACGGCACAGGGCTAGTGCTTGTCTCCACAACCATCTCCTCAGTTAATATCTCTAATGAGGACATCAGTACTAGTTCTGATTGCTTAGCTTTGCTGACTGACTGGGAAGATGTAGCTTTAATACCAGAATCTCAGTCTGACCAAAACTCAGACTGTATTCAAGTCAAAGGTGACTCAAGCAGAGAGATTTTAACAGCGTTGGAAGAGAAAACCATTTCAAAACAGCTGCCTGTGATGAGGTCAGGAAATCAGAGTTTGAAGGAGTCCATAGGACCCGTGGAACCTCTGAAATCTATTGTTTACAAAAGTCCTGATACTACTGTCTATAATGTAGGAGCAGTACAAAGGCAGACTTCAACATTTTCAGCTTTTAAGTTACCACCTGCAAAGGTAAATTCTATTTCAGCAGAGTCAGCGTCAGCTGGGAGCTACTGCACTCCAGCAGGGGGCCCTAAAAGGACGCCAACTAGTCCAAAAGCCTTCCCACCGGCAAAAAAGCAGTCCTTTGCTGTGTACGAAGAGACAAGTGCAGCTTTAGACCATTCCTTACCTTTAAGAAGTTCAAATTTGCCCCAAGTGCCTCCTGCCATTCTGAACTCCGCTGTCAATTCAGTTCACTCTGTAAGAGCTGTGAAAAGCGGCAAAGCAACTCCCCCTCTGTGCCACTGCGGCCGAAGAGCTAAAAAACTGCACGTGTCAAATGCTGGTCCAAATCATGGCAAAGCCATTTTTTGTTGTCCTGTTGGCAAGCATGAAGGTAATAAGAAAGGTTGTGGATACTTCAAGTGGGAATATGCACTTCTAAAAGAGAAATCTCAGGGTCTCAGCCTGAGTGCAGAGGCTGTGACCTCCCTCGGACCTCACGCCGATCATTCAGGAAAGCCTTCCAACAGAAGCTCTTTGTCTCTTCGGCCCTCTATGAGAAGTTGA
- the ERI2 gene encoding ERI1 exoribonuclease 2 isoform X1, with the protein MATKRLARQLGLARSSARARSGARAAAEQRFGFLIVLDFEATCWRDAGRRSPEIIEFPAVLLNTATGDIESEFHTYVQPQEHPILSEFCTELTGITQDQVDEGVPLHICLSQFLKWIEKIQKEKKIIFSTGTPSSSSSAAKVCTFVTWTDWDLGVCLQYECKRKQLRKPDIFNCWIDLKAMYRAFYNRKPKGLNGALQDLGMAFAGREHSGLDDSRNTARLAWRLIRDGCVLKVTKSLDKAHLKNNTISRTLIMNFTDKAPLEANSRLGTCETGSLAEKNQSSVAGMKVNSNAQTEERHQTACAHSAADGCGVPSSSSRVELHARSPSSSTASPDNRSPVPPEQAGRSPHTVSAGVWQGLSNRQSLSTAGYNPAVHGTGLVLVSTTISSVNISNEDISTSSDCLALLTDWEDVALIPESQSDQNSDCIQVKGDSSREILTALEEKTISKQLPVMRSGNQSLKESIGPVEPLKSIVYKSPDTTVYNVGAVQRQTSTFSAFKLPPAKVNSISAESASAGSYCTPAGGPKRTPTSPKAFPPAKKQSFAVYEETSAALDHSLPLRSSNLPQVPPAILNSAVNSVHSVRAVKSGKATPPLCHCGRRAKKLHVSNAGPNHGKAIFCCPVGKHEGNKKGCGYFKWEYALLKEKSQGLSLSAEAVTSLGPHADHSGKPSNRSSLSLRPSMRS; encoded by the exons ATGGCTACCAAGCGCCTGGCCAG gcagctggggctggcgcGGAGCAGTGCGCGGGCGCGGAGCGGGGcgcgggcggcggcggagcAGCGCTTCGGCTTCCTGATCGTGCTGGACTTCGAGGCCACGTGCTGGCGGGACGCGGGGCGGCGCAGCCCCGAGATCA TTGAATTTCCAGCAGTCCTGTTAAACACTGCAACGGGAGACATTGAATCTGAATTCCACACCTATGTCCAGCCCCAGGAGCATCCCATCCTGTCCGAGTTCTGCACGGAACTCACAGGCATTACACAG GATCAGGTGGATGAAGGAGTCCCTCTACACATTTGTTTATCACAGTTTTTGAAATGGATTGAGAAGAtacaaaaggagaagaaaatcatCTTCAGTACAGGTACTCCAAGCAGCTCCAGTTCTGCAGCAAAAGTGTGCACCTTTGTTACTTGGACAG ACTGGGACCTGGGAGTGTGTTTGCAGTATGAATGTAAGAGGAAGCAGCTGCGAAAACCTGACATTTTCAATTGCTGGATTGATCTCAAAGCCATGTACAGG gCCTTCTATAACAGGAAGCCCAAAGGGCTAAACGGTGCTCTGCAGGATCTGGGGATGGCTTTTGCCGGCCGGGAGCATTCTG GGCTGGATGACTCCCGGAACACCGCCCGGCTGGCTTGGCGGCTGATTCGTGATGGGTGTGTGCTGAAGGTTACTAAATCTCTGGATAAG GCACATCTGAAGAATAATACCATTTCCAGAACACTGATTATGAACTTCACTGACAAGGCTCCACTGGAAGCTAACAGCAGGCTTGGAACTTGTGAAACAGGTTCTCTGGCAGAGAAAAACCAGAGCAGTGTTGCTGGGATGAAGGTAAACTCTAATGCGCAAACTGAGGAACGTCATCAGACCGCTTGTGCCCATTCAGCTGCAGATGGCTGTGGTGTACCTAGCAGCAGCTCAAGGGTTGAGTTACATGCTCGGTCCCCAAGCTCTTCAACAGCATCTCCTGACAACAGATCTCCTGTTCCtcctgagcaggcaggcagatctCCCCATACTGTATCAGCAGGCGTTTGGCAAGGGTTGAGCAATCGCCAGTCTCTGAGTACAGCTGGCTATAACCCTGCAGTACACGGCACAGGGCTAGTGCTTGTCTCCACAACCATCTCCTCAGTTAATATCTCTAATGAGGACATCAGTACTAGTTCTGATTGCTTAGCTTTGCTGACTGACTGGGAAGATGTAGCTTTAATACCAGAATCTCAGTCTGACCAAAACTCAGACTGTATTCAAGTCAAAGGTGACTCAAGCAGAGAGATTTTAACAGCGTTGGAAGAGAAAACCATTTCAAAACAGCTGCCTGTGATGAGGTCAGGAAATCAGAGTTTGAAGGAGTCCATAGGACCCGTGGAACCTCTGAAATCTATTGTTTACAAAAGTCCTGATACTACTGTCTATAATGTAGGAGCAGTACAAAGGCAGACTTCAACATTTTCAGCTTTTAAGTTACCACCTGCAAAGGTAAATTCTATTTCAGCAGAGTCAGCGTCAGCTGGGAGCTACTGCACTCCAGCAGGGGGCCCTAAAAGGACGCCAACTAGTCCAAAAGCCTTCCCACCGGCAAAAAAGCAGTCCTTTGCTGTGTACGAAGAGACAAGTGCAGCTTTAGACCATTCCTTACCTTTAAGAAGTTCAAATTTGCCCCAAGTGCCTCCTGCCATTCTGAACTCCGCTGTCAATTCAGTTCACTCTGTAAGAGCTGTGAAAAGCGGCAAAGCAACTCCCCCTCTGTGCCACTGCGGCCGAAGAGCTAAAAAACTGCACGTGTCAAATGCTGGTCCAAATCATGGCAAAGCCATTTTTTGTTGTCCTGTTGGCAAGCATGAAGGTAATAAGAAAGGTTGTGGATACTTCAAGTGGGAATATGCACTTCTAAAAGAGAAATCTCAGGGTCTCAGCCTGAGTGCAGAGGCTGTGACCTCCCTCGGACCTCACGCCGATCATTCAGGAAAGCCTTCCAACAGAAGCTCTTTGTCTCTTCGGCCCTCTATGAGAAGTTGA